From Cellulomonas chengniuliangii, the proteins below share one genomic window:
- a CDS encoding DUF3000 domain-containing protein yields MIPPGPDGAPVEFVRALRSLRGVRMRPEIALEEVPGPSRIAPFSAALTAEVRSARRDPDAAELASGRFVVLHDPDGQVAWDGRFRLVTLVRASLEAEVGADPMLADVAWSWFNESFTGVGANPHAAGGTVTRVHSQSFGALEGRPDQVDLELRFSWTALEDDLAPHLRAWSVLLCTTAGLPPLPAGVVPLPRRR; encoded by the coding sequence GTGATCCCCCCTGGTCCGGACGGCGCCCCTGTCGAGTTCGTCCGAGCGCTGAGGTCGTTGCGCGGCGTGCGGATGCGGCCCGAGATCGCGCTCGAGGAGGTCCCCGGCCCCTCGCGCATCGCGCCGTTCAGCGCGGCGCTGACGGCCGAGGTCCGCTCGGCGCGACGCGACCCCGACGCCGCCGAGCTCGCCTCGGGCCGCTTCGTGGTGCTGCACGACCCGGACGGCCAGGTGGCGTGGGACGGCCGATTCCGGCTCGTGACCCTGGTGCGCGCGTCCCTCGAGGCGGAGGTCGGCGCGGACCCGATGCTCGCCGACGTCGCCTGGAGCTGGTTCAACGAGTCCTTCACAGGTGTGGGCGCCAACCCGCACGCTGCGGGCGGCACGGTGACGCGAGTGCACTCCCAGAGCTTCGGCGCCCTCGAAGGGCGCCCCGACCAGGTGGACCTCGAGCTGCGCTTCAGCTGGACCGCGCTGGAGGACGACCTGGCCCCACACCTGCGCGCCTGGAGCGTGCTGCTCTGCACGACGGCAGGACTCCCCCCGCTGCCCGCGGGCGTGGTGCCCCTGCCCCGTCGTCGCTGA
- a CDS encoding helix-turn-helix transcriptional regulator produces the protein MSIEPLRRSATVVRGAPPVARRSPLAAPEPPPGRRGIGQMCVVVTDLADGDGQILVRNVRRRGSGRVILLARRAARRELVGLLAGGLRGAVAGEAHPSVPQSVPAAVAPVRADLTARELGVLALVADGCSNRRIGELLGLSALTVKSHLARISRKLGTGDRAALVALAIRSGLIP, from the coding sequence GTGAGCATCGAGCCGTTGCGCAGGAGCGCGACCGTCGTGCGCGGAGCGCCGCCTGTCGCGCGCCGGTCGCCCTTGGCTGCGCCCGAGCCGCCCCCGGGCCGCCGCGGGATCGGTCAGATGTGCGTGGTCGTCACCGACCTCGCGGACGGCGACGGCCAGATCCTGGTGCGCAACGTGCGCCGTCGGGGATCGGGCCGGGTGATCCTGCTCGCACGGCGCGCGGCGCGACGCGAGCTGGTCGGCCTGCTGGCCGGGGGCTTGCGCGGGGCGGTCGCCGGTGAGGCGCACCCGTCGGTGCCGCAGTCCGTCCCCGCCGCGGTGGCTCCTGTCCGAGCCGACCTGACGGCCCGGGAGCTCGGTGTCCTGGCCCTGGTCGCGGACGGGTGCAGCAACCGCCGGATCGGCGAGCTGCTGGGCTTGTCGGCGTTGACCGTGAAGAGCCACCTGGCCCGCATCTCGCGCAAGCTCGGCACGGGTGATCGCGCCGCGCTGGTCGCCCTCGCCATCCGCTCGGGCCTGATCCCCTGA
- a CDS encoding HRDC domain-containing protein: MLPDPPGADGATHDPEQPDLPEDPLPALTVSDDVPAALEVVPLTEPADGVPPVVDTPEGLARVVEAFGAGTGPVAVDAERASGYRYGQRTYLVQLRREGAGTALIDPIALPDLSSLSEALVGVEWVLHAASQDLPGLAEQGLRPSRVFDTELGARLLGLERVGLAAVVAELLGLGLAKEHSAVDWSTRPLPEQWLRYAALDVEVLVELREILAERLAVAGKAEWAAQEFEAVRLAPPPAPRVEPWRRVSGLHAIRDARRLAVVRELWLTRDENARQRDISPGRVLPDHAIVAAAQALPRSVPQLVALPAFSGKGTRRRATLWQHAIDRGLALPDAELPSVRGPKSDGPPPPRAWADRDPEAAARLAVARDTVGELSQEHSVPTENLLQPDLLRRLCWTPPSRLDEQSIAEFLAAGGAREWQVSLVAPRLAAAFAEAAD, translated from the coding sequence ATGCTCCCCGATCCACCGGGCGCCGACGGCGCCACGCACGACCCCGAACAGCCCGACCTGCCTGAGGACCCCCTCCCCGCCTTGACGGTGAGTGATGACGTGCCGGCCGCCCTCGAGGTGGTCCCGTTGACCGAGCCGGCCGACGGGGTCCCTCCTGTGGTCGACACACCGGAGGGGTTGGCGCGTGTCGTCGAGGCCTTCGGCGCTGGGACCGGGCCTGTCGCGGTGGACGCGGAACGGGCCTCGGGATACCGCTACGGCCAGCGAACGTACCTGGTGCAACTGCGCCGGGAGGGCGCCGGGACAGCGCTGATCGACCCGATCGCCCTGCCCGACCTGTCGTCGCTGTCGGAGGCCCTCGTCGGGGTGGAGTGGGTGCTGCACGCCGCGTCCCAGGACCTGCCCGGGCTGGCTGAGCAGGGCCTCCGCCCCTCGCGCGTCTTCGACACCGAGCTGGGCGCCCGGCTGCTGGGCCTCGAGCGGGTCGGCCTGGCGGCTGTCGTCGCCGAGCTGTTGGGGCTGGGCCTGGCGAAGGAGCACTCGGCGGTCGACTGGTCGACCCGCCCGCTACCCGAGCAGTGGCTGCGCTACGCCGCGCTGGACGTCGAGGTGCTCGTCGAGCTGCGCGAGATCCTCGCGGAACGGCTGGCCGTGGCCGGCAAGGCCGAGTGGGCCGCCCAGGAGTTCGAGGCCGTGCGCCTCGCGCCGCCGCCGGCCCCGAGGGTCGAGCCGTGGCGCCGTGTCTCCGGCCTGCACGCCATCCGCGACGCGCGACGGCTCGCGGTCGTCCGGGAGCTCTGGCTGACTCGTGACGAGAACGCCCGCCAGCGCGACATCTCGCCGGGGCGCGTGCTCCCCGACCACGCGATCGTGGCGGCCGCCCAGGCGCTTCCCCGCTCCGTGCCGCAGCTCGTCGCCCTGCCGGCGTTCTCCGGCAAGGGCACCCGCCGACGGGCGACGCTGTGGCAGCACGCGATCGACCGCGGCCTGGCCCTCCCGGACGCCGAGCTGCCCTCGGTGCGCGGCCCCAAGTCCGACGGCCCGCCGCCGCCTCGCGCGTGGGCGGACCGCGACCCGGAGGCCGCCGCACGGCTGGCCGTCGCGCGCGATACTGTCGGCGAGCTGTCCCAGGAGCACTCGGTGCCCACCGAGAACCTGCTGCAGCCCGATCTGCTGCGCCGGCTGTGCTGGACGCCGCCGAGCCGCTTGGACGAGCAGTCGATCGCGGAGTTCCTGGCCGCGGGCGGGGCCCGGGAGTGGCAGGTGTCGCTGGTGGCGCCGCGGCTCGCGGCGGCTTTCGCGGAGGCCGCGGACTGA
- a CDS encoding thiolase family protein — translation MPSASARAVRPVVFVEGVRTPFGRARDDGLYAHTRADDLAVKTIREILRRHPELPPERVDEVAIAATTQQGDQGLTLGRTVAMLAGLPRTVPGYAIDRMCAGAMTAVTSTAAAIGFGAQDVAIAGGVEHMGRHPMGFEADPNPRFLSERLVSTDALNMGVTAENLHDRFPALTRERADAYGVASQAKYAAALAAGKVTPDLVYVALRDPEKGWGLATADEPPRPGTTIEDIEGLKTPFRAGGRVSAGTSAPLTDGAASCLLAAEETAVELGMPVRMRMVTFAYAGVEPEVMGIGPVPATRKALERSGLTIDDIGLFEVNEAFAVQVLAFLDAFDIKDDDPRVNPYGGAIAVGHPLASSGVRLMTQLARQFAERPDVRYGLTTMCVGLGQGGTVIWENPHHPDYQPSATTTDGSDR, via the coding sequence ATGCCTAGCGCATCCGCCCGTGCCGTCCGCCCTGTCGTCTTCGTCGAAGGCGTTCGCACGCCGTTCGGGCGAGCGCGGGACGACGGGCTCTACGCCCACACCCGTGCCGACGACCTCGCCGTCAAGACGATCCGCGAGATCCTCCGCCGCCATCCCGAACTGCCTCCCGAGCGGGTCGACGAGGTGGCCATCGCCGCCACGACCCAGCAGGGCGACCAGGGCCTGACCCTCGGGCGGACCGTCGCCATGCTGGCCGGCCTGCCCCGGACCGTTCCCGGGTACGCGATCGACCGCATGTGCGCCGGCGCCATGACCGCGGTGACGTCGACAGCCGCCGCGATCGGCTTCGGCGCCCAAGACGTCGCGATCGCCGGCGGCGTGGAGCACATGGGCCGGCACCCGATGGGGTTCGAGGCCGACCCCAACCCCCGCTTCCTGTCCGAGCGGCTGGTCAGCACGGACGCGCTGAACATGGGGGTGACGGCCGAGAACCTCCACGACCGTTTCCCGGCGCTGACGCGCGAGCGGGCCGACGCGTACGGGGTGGCCAGCCAGGCCAAGTACGCGGCGGCGCTCGCCGCGGGCAAGGTCACGCCCGACCTCGTCTACGTGGCCCTGCGCGACCCGGAGAAGGGCTGGGGGCTCGCGACCGCTGACGAGCCGCCCCGCCCGGGCACCACCATCGAGGACATCGAGGGCCTCAAGACCCCGTTCCGCGCCGGAGGCCGTGTGTCGGCCGGCACGTCCGCCCCACTGACCGACGGCGCGGCCTCGTGCCTGCTGGCGGCCGAGGAGACCGCGGTCGAGCTCGGCATGCCCGTCCGGATGCGCATGGTGACGTTCGCCTACGCCGGCGTCGAGCCGGAGGTCATGGGCATCGGCCCCGTTCCCGCGACCCGCAAGGCGCTTGAGCGCTCTGGGCTGACCATCGACGACATCGGGCTGTTCGAGGTCAACGAGGCGTTCGCCGTGCAGGTCCTGGCGTTCCTCGACGCGTTCGACATCAAAGACGACGACCCGCGCGTGAACCCCTACGGCGGCGCCATCGCGGTGGGCCACCCGCTGGCCTCGTCTGGGGTGCGACTGATGACCCAGCTCGCCCGGCAGTTCGCCGAGCGCCCTGACGTCCGCTACGGCCTGACCACGATGTGCGTGGGCCTCGGCCAGGGCGGCACGGTGATCTGGGAGAACCCGCACCACCCCGACTACCAGCCCTCCGCCACGACGACCGACGGGAGCGACCGATGA
- a CDS encoding 3-hydroxyacyl-CoA dehydrogenase NAD-binding domain-containing protein → MTATTAGPRPERVSHALVRDVPLPGGAGTLALVTVDNGLDHTKPTTLGPLGLTELHGVLSTLRQRAADGEIVAVGVTGKPYYLAAGADLTAVSHLTDESGARRIAELGHETYRMLGEMAVPTFAYVNGVALGGGFELALNCTYRTVAGDVTALALPEAFLGLVPGWGGCYLLPQLVGVRGALEMILTRPLANNRMTKAAEAVRLGLMDAMFDPADFLEQSLAWTADVLAGRVVVERREIEGADEWAAVVAGARHQLDQRLHGARQAPYRALDLVAAARDADRDAAFAAEDDALTDLIMSDELRAGLYAFDLTTRKSRKPAGAPDAALARPVRTVGIVGAGLMAGQLAVLIARRLKVPVVMREVDDERVAAGLAGIRSMVESQAAKGRIRPDEANRVLASISVSTDLGTLAGADLVIEAVTEVMALKQRVFAELEDVIAPDAVLATNTSALSVTEMSAHLRHPERVVGIHFFNPVAQMPLIEVVRTEASDDAAVATAFALAKNLGKTAVGVADRPGFVVNRLLLRMLAEVAAAVEGGTPVQVADAALRPLGLPMGSFALIQLVGLPVALHVLSSLHEDLGDRYPLSPGLERLAAEKRRVVPEPDGQGAELEVDPAIQDAFEASGDESPLDGPGVLDAVLAGLTEEIGLMLDEGVVAGPEQIDLCMILGAGWPFHLGGITPYLDRTGYSQKVLGRRLLEDGVANVPGR, encoded by the coding sequence ATGACCGCCACCACCGCCGGGCCGCGCCCGGAGCGCGTTTCCCACGCCCTCGTCCGGGACGTCCCGCTCCCGGGCGGCGCGGGCACGCTCGCGCTGGTCACGGTCGACAACGGGCTCGACCACACCAAGCCGACCACCTTGGGCCCCCTGGGTCTGACCGAGCTGCACGGCGTGCTGTCCACGCTGCGCCAGCGAGCCGCCGACGGCGAGATCGTCGCCGTGGGGGTCACTGGGAAGCCGTACTACCTGGCCGCCGGGGCCGATCTGACGGCGGTCAGCCACCTCACGGACGAGTCGGGCGCTCGGCGCATCGCCGAGCTGGGCCACGAGACCTACCGGATGCTGGGCGAGATGGCCGTGCCGACGTTCGCGTACGTCAACGGCGTGGCCCTGGGCGGCGGGTTCGAGCTCGCGCTCAACTGCACCTACCGCACCGTCGCCGGGGACGTCACGGCGCTGGCGCTCCCGGAGGCCTTCCTGGGCCTGGTGCCCGGCTGGGGCGGCTGCTACCTGCTGCCGCAGCTCGTGGGCGTCCGCGGCGCGCTCGAGATGATCCTCACGCGCCCCCTCGCGAACAACCGGATGACCAAGGCCGCCGAGGCGGTGCGCCTGGGCCTGATGGACGCGATGTTCGATCCCGCTGACTTCCTCGAGCAGTCGCTGGCCTGGACGGCGGACGTCCTCGCTGGCCGGGTGGTCGTCGAGCGTCGGGAGATCGAGGGCGCCGACGAGTGGGCGGCCGTGGTCGCGGGCGCCCGCCACCAGCTCGACCAGCGCCTGCATGGCGCCCGCCAGGCGCCGTACCGGGCGCTGGACCTGGTCGCCGCGGCACGGGACGCCGACCGGGACGCGGCGTTCGCCGCCGAGGACGACGCGCTGACCGACCTGATCATGTCCGACGAGCTGCGCGCCGGCCTGTACGCGTTCGACCTGACCACCCGCAAGTCCCGCAAGCCCGCCGGGGCGCCCGACGCCGCCCTCGCGCGGCCCGTGCGCACCGTGGGGATCGTGGGCGCAGGCCTGATGGCCGGGCAGCTGGCCGTGCTCATCGCACGCCGACTGAAGGTGCCCGTGGTGATGCGGGAGGTCGACGACGAGCGTGTCGCCGCCGGGCTGGCGGGCATCCGCTCGATGGTCGAGTCTCAGGCCGCGAAGGGCCGGATCCGGCCTGACGAGGCCAACCGGGTGCTCGCGTCCATCTCGGTGAGCACCGACCTCGGCACGCTGGCGGGCGCCGACCTGGTGATCGAGGCTGTCACCGAGGTGATGGCGCTCAAGCAGCGCGTCTTCGCGGAGCTCGAGGACGTCATCGCCCCGGACGCGGTCCTCGCGACCAACACCTCGGCGTTGTCGGTCACCGAGATGTCCGCCCATCTGCGCCACCCGGAGCGGGTGGTCGGCATCCACTTCTTCAACCCGGTGGCCCAGATGCCCCTGATCGAGGTGGTGCGCACGGAGGCGTCGGACGACGCCGCCGTCGCGACCGCGTTCGCGCTGGCGAAGAACCTCGGCAAGACGGCTGTCGGCGTCGCCGACCGGCCGGGCTTCGTGGTGAACCGCTTGCTTCTGCGGATGCTCGCCGAGGTGGCCGCCGCGGTCGAGGGCGGCACGCCGGTGCAGGTGGCCGACGCGGCGCTGCGGCCGCTCGGGCTCCCGATGGGATCGTTCGCGCTGATCCAGCTGGTGGGACTGCCCGTGGCGCTGCACGTGCTGAGCTCGCTGCACGAGGACCTGGGCGACCGCTACCCGCTCTCCCCCGGCCTGGAGCGCCTGGCCGCCGAGAAGCGGCGTGTGGTGCCCGAGCCGGACGGCCAGGGCGCCGAGCTCGAGGTGGACCCGGCGATCCAGGACGCGTTCGAGGCCTCCGGCGACGAGTCGCCGCTCGACGGGCCGGGAGTCCTGGACGCGGTGCTCGCCGGACTCACGGAGGAGATCGGGCTGATGCTCGACGAGGGCGTGGTCGCCGGGCCCGAGCAGATCGACCTGTGCATGATCCTGGGCGCCGGTTGGCCGTTCCACCTGGGCGGCATCACGCCGTACCTGGACCGCACCGGCTACTCCCAGAAGGTGCTGGGGCGCCGGCTCCTCGAGGACGGCGTGGCGAACGTGCCAGGTCGGTGA
- the pflA gene encoding pyruvate formate-lyase-activating protein produces MNATSTAPRDADCGAPVVELGLPVIGGSHHRSSAGTAGLDSSEASRSERFAQMRAGELGSLHSWELVTAVDGPGTRLTTFLSGCPLRCLYCHNPDTMEMRRGEPITADELLARIARYRPIFEVTGGGLTISGGEPLMQPAFVARVLRGAKEMGIRTALDTSGYLGAHCTDEMLDDIDLVLLDVKSGIPETYRKVTGRDLQPTLDFGRRLAARGTEIWVRFVLVPGLTDAPENVDAVADYVATLSTVSRVEVLPFHQMGRDKWESLGLSYELEDAQPPSPELVARVRDQFRERGLTVY; encoded by the coding sequence ATGAACGCGACCAGCACCGCACCGCGCGACGCCGACTGCGGCGCGCCGGTCGTCGAGCTCGGGCTCCCCGTCATCGGCGGCTCGCACCACCGCTCCTCCGCCGGCACCGCGGGCCTCGACAGCTCCGAGGCGAGCCGCTCCGAGCGTTTCGCCCAGATGCGCGCCGGCGAGCTCGGGTCCCTGCACTCCTGGGAGCTCGTGACCGCAGTCGACGGCCCCGGCACCCGCCTCACCACGTTCCTCTCCGGCTGCCCGCTGCGCTGCCTCTACTGCCACAACCCCGACACCATGGAGATGCGCCGCGGGGAGCCGATCACCGCCGACGAGCTGCTCGCGCGGATCGCGCGCTACCGGCCCATCTTCGAGGTCACGGGCGGCGGGCTCACCATCTCCGGCGGCGAGCCGCTCATGCAGCCCGCCTTCGTCGCCCGTGTGCTGCGCGGCGCCAAGGAGATGGGCATCCGCACCGCCCTCGACACCTCCGGGTACCTGGGCGCGCACTGCACCGACGAGATGCTCGACGACATCGACCTCGTCCTCCTCGACGTGAAGTCGGGGATCCCCGAGACGTACCGCAAGGTCACCGGCCGCGATCTGCAGCCCACCCTCGACTTCGGCCGCCGGCTCGCCGCCCGCGGCACCGAGATCTGGGTCCGCTTCGTGCTGGTCCCCGGCCTGACCGACGCCCCAGAGAACGTCGACGCCGTCGCGGACTACGTCGCCACGCTCTCCACGGTCAGCAGGGTCGAGGTGCTGCCGTTCCACCAGATGGGCCGCGACAAGTGGGAGTCGCTCGGGCTGAGCTACGAGCTCGAGGACGCTCAGCCGCCGAGCCCCGAGCTCGTCGCGCGCGTCCGCGACCAGTTCCGCGAGCGTGGGCTCACGGTGTACTGA
- the pflB gene encoding formate C-acetyltransferase produces the protein MSTTAVPQPATDATASAWREFVAGPWSDGIDVRDFIQRNYTPYTGDASFLAGPTERTTGVWTALTKMFPEERERGIYDVDAKTPSTITSHAPGYIDQANELIVGLQTDAPLKRAIIPNGGWRMVETSLKTYGYEPDENVKKIFTEYRKTHNQGVFDVYPPNVRAARSSHIITGLPDAYGRGRIIGDYRRVALYGIDALVQAKKLERAALDMDRSTEDVIRDREENSEQIRALQELKAMAASYGYDISGPATTAREAVQWLYFAYLGAVKEQNGAAMSLGRTSTFLDVYLQRDLAEGRITEEQAQELIDDLVIKLRIVRFLRTPEYDALFSGDPTWVTESIGGLGEDGRPLVTKTSFRFLQTLYNLGPAPEPNLTVLWSNRLPEGFKKFCAQVSIDTSAIQYESDELIRQAWGDDAAIACCVSAMRVGKQMQFFGARVNLAKSLLYAINGGRDEITGKQVAPVSAPVEGDVLDFDDVSAKFDTLLDWLAETYVDALNCVHYMHDKYAYERLEMALHDQAILRTMACGIAGLSVVADSLSAIKYATVRPVRDETGLIVDYATEGDYPTYGNDDDRADDIAVAIVRSFMEKIRAQKTYRDSLHTQSVLTITSNVVYGKNTGNTPDGRRLGEPFAPGANPMNGRDTHGMLASALSVAKLPYSESMDGISLTSTVVPSGLGRTREEQIANLVGLLDGYNVSSGYHVNINVLNRETLEDAMEHPENYPQLTIRVSGYAVNFTRLTREQQLDVLSRTFHGSL, from the coding sequence ATGTCCACCACAGCTGTACCGCAGCCGGCCACTGACGCCACCGCGTCCGCCTGGCGCGAGTTCGTCGCCGGACCCTGGAGCGACGGCATCGACGTCCGCGACTTCATCCAGCGCAACTACACCCCGTACACGGGTGACGCCTCGTTCCTCGCGGGCCCCACCGAGCGCACCACTGGTGTGTGGACCGCCCTGACCAAGATGTTCCCGGAGGAGCGCGAGCGCGGCATCTACGACGTCGACGCGAAGACCCCGTCGACGATCACCTCCCACGCCCCCGGCTACATCGACCAGGCGAACGAGCTCATCGTCGGCCTGCAGACCGACGCCCCGCTCAAGCGCGCCATCATCCCCAACGGCGGATGGCGGATGGTCGAGACCTCGCTCAAGACCTACGGCTACGAGCCCGACGAGAACGTCAAGAAGATCTTCACCGAGTACCGCAAGACCCACAACCAGGGTGTCTTCGACGTGTACCCGCCGAACGTCCGCGCCGCGCGCTCGTCGCACATCATCACCGGCCTGCCCGACGCCTACGGCCGCGGCCGCATCATCGGCGACTACCGCCGTGTCGCGCTGTACGGCATCGACGCGCTGGTCCAGGCCAAGAAGCTCGAGCGTGCCGCGCTCGACATGGACCGGTCGACCGAGGACGTCATCCGCGACCGCGAGGAGAACTCCGAGCAGATCCGCGCCCTGCAGGAGCTCAAGGCCATGGCCGCCTCCTACGGGTACGACATCTCCGGACCGGCGACCACCGCCCGCGAGGCCGTGCAGTGGCTCTACTTCGCCTACCTGGGCGCCGTGAAGGAGCAGAACGGCGCGGCCATGTCCCTCGGCCGCACCTCGACCTTCCTCGACGTCTACCTGCAGCGTGACCTGGCCGAGGGCCGGATCACCGAGGAGCAGGCGCAGGAGCTCATCGACGACCTCGTCATCAAGCTCCGCATCGTGCGCTTCCTGCGGACCCCCGAGTACGACGCGCTCTTCTCCGGCGACCCGACGTGGGTCACCGAGTCGATCGGCGGCCTCGGCGAGGACGGGCGCCCGCTCGTCACGAAGACCTCGTTCCGGTTCCTGCAGACGCTGTACAACCTGGGCCCGGCACCCGAGCCGAACCTGACCGTGCTGTGGAGCAACCGCCTGCCCGAGGGCTTCAAGAAGTTCTGCGCGCAGGTCTCCATCGACACCTCCGCCATCCAGTACGAGTCCGACGAGCTCATCCGCCAGGCGTGGGGCGACGACGCGGCCATCGCGTGCTGCGTCTCCGCGATGCGCGTCGGCAAGCAGATGCAGTTCTTCGGCGCCCGCGTCAACCTGGCCAAGTCGCTGCTGTACGCCATCAACGGCGGCCGCGACGAGATCACCGGCAAGCAGGTCGCCCCGGTCAGCGCGCCCGTCGAGGGCGACGTCCTCGACTTCGACGACGTCAGCGCCAAGTTCGACACGCTGCTCGACTGGCTCGCCGAGACCTACGTCGACGCGCTGAACTGCGTGCACTACATGCACGACAAGTACGCCTACGAGCGCCTCGAGATGGCCCTGCACGACCAGGCCATCCTGCGGACCATGGCGTGCGGCATCGCCGGCCTGTCGGTCGTGGCCGACTCGCTGTCGGCCATCAAGTACGCGACCGTGCGGCCCGTCCGCGACGAGACCGGCCTGATCGTCGACTACGCCACCGAGGGCGACTACCCGACGTACGGCAACGACGACGACCGCGCCGACGACATCGCCGTGGCGATCGTCCGGTCGTTCATGGAGAAGATCCGGGCGCAGAAGACCTACCGCGACTCGCTCCACACGCAGTCGGTGCTGACCATCACCTCGAACGTCGTCTACGGGAAGAACACCGGGAACACCCCCGACGGCCGCCGCCTCGGCGAGCCGTTCGCCCCGGGCGCCAACCCGATGAACGGGCGCGACACCCACGGCATGCTCGCCTCGGCGCTGTCCGTGGCCAAGCTGCCGTACTCCGAGTCGATGGACGGCATCTCGCTCACGTCCACGGTCGTGCCCTCGGGCCTCGGCCGCACGCGTGAGGAGCAGATCGCCAACCTGGTCGGCCTGCTCGACGGGTACAACGTCTCCTCCGGCTACCACGTGAACATCAACGTGCTGAACCGCGAGACGCTCGAGGACGCCATGGAGCACCCCGAGAACTACCCGCAGCTCACCATCCGTGTCTCGGGCTACGCCGTGAACTTCACCCGCCTGACGCGCGAGCAGCAGCTCGACGTGCTCTCGCGGACCTTCCACGGCAGCCTCTGA